A genomic segment from Fundulus heteroclitus isolate FHET01 chromosome 6, MU-UCD_Fhet_4.1, whole genome shotgun sequence encodes:
- the LOC105933890 gene encoding regulator of nonsense transcripts 1 isoform X2 has product MSVEAYGPSSQTLTFLDTEESELLGADTQGSEFDFTDFTLPSQTQTQTQGQSQSQSQVDAQANGPDVVLQNGDDPVVKASQLLAELNFEEDEEDAYYSKDLPLHACCYCGIHDPACVVFCNTSKKWFCNGRGNTSGSHIVNHLVRAKSKEVTLHKDGPLGETVLECYNCGCRNVFLLGFIPAKADSVVVLLCRQPCASQSSLKDINWDSSQWQPLIQDRCFLSWLVKIPSEQEQLRARQITAQQINKLEELWKENPTATLEDLEKPGVDEEPQHVLLRYEDAYQYQNIFGPLVKLEADYDKKLKESQTQENITVRWDLGLNKKRIAFFSLPKTDSDMRLMQGDEICLRYKGDLAAPWKGIGHVIKVPDNYGDEIAIELRSSAGAPVEIPHNFQVDFVWKSTSFDRMQSALKTFAVDETSVSGYIYHKLLGHEVEDVVIKCQLPKRFTAQGLPDLNHSQVYAVKIVLQRPLSLIQGPPGTGKTVTSATIVYHLARQGIGPVLVCAPSNIAVDQLTEKIHQTGLKVVRLCAKSREAIDSPVSFLALHNQTRNMESMPELQKLQQLKDETGELSSSDEKRYRALRRTAERELLMNADVICCTCVGAGDPRLAKIQFRSILIDESTQATEPECMVPVVLGAKQLILVGDHCQLGPVVMCKKAAKAGLSQSLFERLVVLGIRPIRLQVQYRMHPALSAFPSNIFYEGSLQNGVTAADRVRNGFDFQWPQPDKPMFFYVTQGQEEIASSGTSYLNRTEAANVEKITTRLLKAGAKPDQIGVITPYEGQRSYLVQYMQFSGSLHTKLYQEVEIASVDAFQGREKDFIILSCVRANEHQGIGFLNDPRRLNVALTRARYGVIIVGNPKALSKQPLWNHLLNYYKEQKVLVEGPLNNLRESLMQFNKPRKLVNAINPGGRFMSTAMYDAREALISGSVYDRSSNGRPSNMYFQTHDQIGQMNGRGGSMKNRSASGGSGGTRGGRQRNHGIMGNGGIGRGLHGAHVAGSLASQEQGSQPFSQGPVTQSYMNMSQPSQMSQPGLSQAELSQDSYLGDDFKSQIDVALSQDSTYQGERAYQHGVTGLSQY; this is encoded by the exons GCTAACGGTCCAGATGTTGTGCTGCAGAATGGAGATGACCCTGTGGTGAAAGCCAGCCAGCTGCTTGCAGAATTAAACtttgaggaggatgaggaggatgcTTACTATAGCAAGGACCTTCCCCTGCATGCTTGCTG TTACTGTGGCATTCATGATCCAGCCTGTGTGGTCTTCTGCAACACCAGCAAGAAATGGTTTTGTAATGGCCGTGGAAACACATCTGGAAG CCACATTGTCAACCACCTGGTGAGGGCGAAGTCCAAGGAGGTGACCCTGCACAAAGATGGTCCTCTGGGAGAAACCGTGCTGGAGTGCTACAACTGTGGCTGTCGCAACGTCTTCCTGCTGGGCTTCATCCCTGCCAAGGCCGACTCAGTGGTGGTGTTACTCTGCAG GCAACCATGTGCCAGCCAGAGCAGCCTGAAGGACATCAACTGGGACAGCTCCCAGTGGCAGCCACTCATCCAGGACCGCTGTTTTCTCTCCTGGCTGGTCAAAATCCCCTCTGAGCAGGAGCAGCTCCGGGCCCGGCAGATCACCGCACAGCAGATAAATAAGCTGGAGGAACTGTGGAAG GAAAATCCCACTGCCACTCTGGAGGACCTGGAGAAGCCCGGAGTAGATGAGGAGCCCCAGCACGTCCTGCTGCGTTACGAGGATGCCTATCAGTACCAGAACATCTTTGGTCCTCTGGTGAAGCTGGAGGCTGACTATGATAAGAAGCTGAAGGAGTCACAG ACTCAAGAAAACATAACGGTTAGATGGGACCTGGGCCTGAATAAGAAAAGAATAGCTTTTTTCTCCCTGCCCAAGACTGACTCTG atatgcGACTGATGCAGGGTGATGAAATCTGCCTCAGGTATAAAGGAGACCTGGCCGCTCCGTGGAAAGGCATTGGACATGTCATCAAGGTCCCCGACA ACTACGGGGATGAGATTGCCATTGAGCTTAGGAGCAGTGCTGGAGCTCCGGTGGAGATCCCTCACAACTTTCAGGTGGACTTTGTGTGGAAGTCCACCTCCTTTGACAG AATGCAGAGTGCCCTGAAAACATTCGCTGTGGATGAGACTTCAGTGTCCGGTTATATCTATCACAAGTTGCTGGGCCATGAGGTGGAGGATGTGGTGATTAAATGCCAGCTGCCTAAACGCTTCACTGCTCAAGGCTTACCTGACCTCAACCACTCTCAG GTGTATGCTGTTAAGATAGTGTTACAGCGTCCCCTCAGTCTGATCCAGGGTCCCCCTGGCACAGGGAAGACCGTCACATCAGCAACCATAGTCTACCACCTGGCTAGACAAGGAATTGG GCCGGTGCTGGTGTGTGCTCCCAGTAACATTGCTGTGGACCAGCTGACTGAGAAAATTCACCAGACGGGGCTCAAAGTAGTGAGACTTTGTGCCAAAAGCAGGGAAGCCATAGATTCGCCTGTGTCCTTCCTGGCTTTGCACAACCAGACCCGTAACATGGAAAG CATGCCTGAGCTCCAGAAACTCCAGCAGCTGAAAGATGAGACCGGAGAGCTGTCCTCCTCGGACGAGAAGCGCTACAGAGCGCTGAGACGCACGGCTGAGAGAGAGCTGCTCATG AATGCTGACGTGATCTGCTGCACATGTGTTGGAGCTGGAGATCCCCGTCTGGCTAAAATACAGTTCCGATCGATCTTGATTGATGAGAGTACCCAGGCCACGGAACCAGAGTGCATGGTGCCTGTTGTCCTTGGGGCCAAACAG CTGATTCTGGTGGGCGATCACTGCCAGCTGGGACCTGTGGTAATGTGTAAGAAGGCAGCCAAGGCGGGCCTTTCTCAGTCTCTGTTTGAGCGTCTGGTTGTGCTGGGCATCAGGCCCATCCGTCTGCAGGTTCAGTACCGCATGCACCCGGCTCTCAGCGCCTTCCCCTCCAACATCTTCTATGAGGGCTCCTTGCAGAATGGCGTCACTGCTG CTGACCGGGTGAGAAACGGCTTCGACTTCCAGTGGCCACAGCCTGATAAGCCCATGTTCTTTTATGTCACCCAAGGCCAAGAGGAGATTGCCAGCTCTGGAACATCCTATCTTAACAG AACTGAGGCTGCCAATGTGGAGAAAATCACCACAAGGTTACTGAAGGCAGGGGCCAAGCCCGATCAGATCGGCGTCATCACTCCCTATGAAGGACAGAGGTCCTACCTGGTCCAGTACATGCAGTTCAGTGGCTCCCTCCATACCAAGCTCTACCAG GAGGTGGAAATAGCCAGTGTGGATGCTTTCCAAGGCAGAGAGAAAGACTTCATCATCTTATCCTGTGTGAGGGCCAATGAGCACCAGGGAATTGGCTTCCTCAACGACCCCAGACGCCTTAACGTGGCACTCACCAGGGCCAG GTATGGGGTGATCATTGTGGGGAATCCTAAAGCCCTGTCCAAGCAGCCTTTGTGGAACCACCTGCTGAACTACTACAAAGAACAGAAGGTCTTGGTTGAAGGTCCTTTAAACAACCTGAGAGAAAGCCTCATGCAGTTCAACAAGCCACGAAAGCTAGTCAACGCCATTAACCCG GGTGGGAGGTTTATGAGCACAGCCATGTATGACGCAAGGGAGGCGCTGATTTCTGGATCTGTTTATGATCGCAGCAGCAATG GCCGTCCCTCCAACATGTACTTCCAAACTCATGACCAGATCG GACAGATGAATG GTCGTGGTGGAAGCATGAAGAACAGATCAGCCAGCGGTGGCAGTGGCGGGACTCGAGGTGGTCGTCAAAGAAACCATGGCATCATGGGAAATGGAGGAATAGGCCGAGGGCTGCACGGAGCCCACGTGGCTGGATCCCTGGCTAGCCAAGAGCAGGGCTCCCAGCCATTCTCCCAGGGCCCCGTCACACAGAGCTACATGAACATGAGTCAGCCATCGCAGATGAGCCAGCCAGGGCTCTCCCAGGCTGAACTCTCACAG
- the LOC105933890 gene encoding regulator of nonsense transcripts 1 isoform X1, producing the protein MSVEAYGPSSQTLTFLDTEESELLGADTQGSEFDFTDFTLPSQTQTQTQGQSQSQSQVDAQANGPDVVLQNGDDPVVKASQLLAELNFEEDEEDAYYSKDLPLHACCYCGIHDPACVVFCNTSKKWFCNGRGNTSGSHIVNHLVRAKSKEVTLHKDGPLGETVLECYNCGCRNVFLLGFIPAKADSVVVLLCRQPCASQSSLKDINWDSSQWQPLIQDRCFLSWLVKIPSEQEQLRARQITAQQINKLEELWKENPTATLEDLEKPGVDEEPQHVLLRYEDAYQYQNIFGPLVKLEADYDKKLKESQTQENITVRWDLGLNKKRIAFFSLPKTDSDMRLMQGDEICLRYKGDLAAPWKGIGHVIKVPDNYGDEIAIELRSSAGAPVEIPHNFQVDFVWKSTSFDRMQSALKTFAVDETSVSGYIYHKLLGHEVEDVVIKCQLPKRFTAQGLPDLNHSQVYAVKIVLQRPLSLIQGPPGTGKTVTSATIVYHLARQGIGPVLVCAPSNIAVDQLTEKIHQTGLKVVRLCAKSREAIDSPVSFLALHNQTRNMESMPELQKLQQLKDETGELSSSDEKRYRALRRTAERELLMNADVICCTCVGAGDPRLAKIQFRSILIDESTQATEPECMVPVVLGAKQLILVGDHCQLGPVVMCKKAAKAGLSQSLFERLVVLGIRPIRLQVQYRMHPALSAFPSNIFYEGSLQNGVTAADRVRNGFDFQWPQPDKPMFFYVTQGQEEIASSGTSYLNRTEAANVEKITTRLLKAGAKPDQIGVITPYEGQRSYLVQYMQFSGSLHTKLYQEVEIASVDAFQGREKDFIILSCVRANEHQGIGFLNDPRRLNVALTRARYGVIIVGNPKALSKQPLWNHLLNYYKEQKVLVEGPLNNLRESLMQFNKPRKLVNAINPGGRFMSTAMYDAREALISGSVYDRSSNGRPSNMYFQTHDQIGMISSGPSPMSSMNIPIPFNLMMPPIPPPAYLGQMNGRGGSMKNRSASGGSGGTRGGRQRNHGIMGNGGIGRGLHGAHVAGSLASQEQGSQPFSQGPVTQSYMNMSQPSQMSQPGLSQAELSQDSYLGDDFKSQIDVALSQDSTYQGERAYQHGVTGLSQY; encoded by the exons GCTAACGGTCCAGATGTTGTGCTGCAGAATGGAGATGACCCTGTGGTGAAAGCCAGCCAGCTGCTTGCAGAATTAAACtttgaggaggatgaggaggatgcTTACTATAGCAAGGACCTTCCCCTGCATGCTTGCTG TTACTGTGGCATTCATGATCCAGCCTGTGTGGTCTTCTGCAACACCAGCAAGAAATGGTTTTGTAATGGCCGTGGAAACACATCTGGAAG CCACATTGTCAACCACCTGGTGAGGGCGAAGTCCAAGGAGGTGACCCTGCACAAAGATGGTCCTCTGGGAGAAACCGTGCTGGAGTGCTACAACTGTGGCTGTCGCAACGTCTTCCTGCTGGGCTTCATCCCTGCCAAGGCCGACTCAGTGGTGGTGTTACTCTGCAG GCAACCATGTGCCAGCCAGAGCAGCCTGAAGGACATCAACTGGGACAGCTCCCAGTGGCAGCCACTCATCCAGGACCGCTGTTTTCTCTCCTGGCTGGTCAAAATCCCCTCTGAGCAGGAGCAGCTCCGGGCCCGGCAGATCACCGCACAGCAGATAAATAAGCTGGAGGAACTGTGGAAG GAAAATCCCACTGCCACTCTGGAGGACCTGGAGAAGCCCGGAGTAGATGAGGAGCCCCAGCACGTCCTGCTGCGTTACGAGGATGCCTATCAGTACCAGAACATCTTTGGTCCTCTGGTGAAGCTGGAGGCTGACTATGATAAGAAGCTGAAGGAGTCACAG ACTCAAGAAAACATAACGGTTAGATGGGACCTGGGCCTGAATAAGAAAAGAATAGCTTTTTTCTCCCTGCCCAAGACTGACTCTG atatgcGACTGATGCAGGGTGATGAAATCTGCCTCAGGTATAAAGGAGACCTGGCCGCTCCGTGGAAAGGCATTGGACATGTCATCAAGGTCCCCGACA ACTACGGGGATGAGATTGCCATTGAGCTTAGGAGCAGTGCTGGAGCTCCGGTGGAGATCCCTCACAACTTTCAGGTGGACTTTGTGTGGAAGTCCACCTCCTTTGACAG AATGCAGAGTGCCCTGAAAACATTCGCTGTGGATGAGACTTCAGTGTCCGGTTATATCTATCACAAGTTGCTGGGCCATGAGGTGGAGGATGTGGTGATTAAATGCCAGCTGCCTAAACGCTTCACTGCTCAAGGCTTACCTGACCTCAACCACTCTCAG GTGTATGCTGTTAAGATAGTGTTACAGCGTCCCCTCAGTCTGATCCAGGGTCCCCCTGGCACAGGGAAGACCGTCACATCAGCAACCATAGTCTACCACCTGGCTAGACAAGGAATTGG GCCGGTGCTGGTGTGTGCTCCCAGTAACATTGCTGTGGACCAGCTGACTGAGAAAATTCACCAGACGGGGCTCAAAGTAGTGAGACTTTGTGCCAAAAGCAGGGAAGCCATAGATTCGCCTGTGTCCTTCCTGGCTTTGCACAACCAGACCCGTAACATGGAAAG CATGCCTGAGCTCCAGAAACTCCAGCAGCTGAAAGATGAGACCGGAGAGCTGTCCTCCTCGGACGAGAAGCGCTACAGAGCGCTGAGACGCACGGCTGAGAGAGAGCTGCTCATG AATGCTGACGTGATCTGCTGCACATGTGTTGGAGCTGGAGATCCCCGTCTGGCTAAAATACAGTTCCGATCGATCTTGATTGATGAGAGTACCCAGGCCACGGAACCAGAGTGCATGGTGCCTGTTGTCCTTGGGGCCAAACAG CTGATTCTGGTGGGCGATCACTGCCAGCTGGGACCTGTGGTAATGTGTAAGAAGGCAGCCAAGGCGGGCCTTTCTCAGTCTCTGTTTGAGCGTCTGGTTGTGCTGGGCATCAGGCCCATCCGTCTGCAGGTTCAGTACCGCATGCACCCGGCTCTCAGCGCCTTCCCCTCCAACATCTTCTATGAGGGCTCCTTGCAGAATGGCGTCACTGCTG CTGACCGGGTGAGAAACGGCTTCGACTTCCAGTGGCCACAGCCTGATAAGCCCATGTTCTTTTATGTCACCCAAGGCCAAGAGGAGATTGCCAGCTCTGGAACATCCTATCTTAACAG AACTGAGGCTGCCAATGTGGAGAAAATCACCACAAGGTTACTGAAGGCAGGGGCCAAGCCCGATCAGATCGGCGTCATCACTCCCTATGAAGGACAGAGGTCCTACCTGGTCCAGTACATGCAGTTCAGTGGCTCCCTCCATACCAAGCTCTACCAG GAGGTGGAAATAGCCAGTGTGGATGCTTTCCAAGGCAGAGAGAAAGACTTCATCATCTTATCCTGTGTGAGGGCCAATGAGCACCAGGGAATTGGCTTCCTCAACGACCCCAGACGCCTTAACGTGGCACTCACCAGGGCCAG GTATGGGGTGATCATTGTGGGGAATCCTAAAGCCCTGTCCAAGCAGCCTTTGTGGAACCACCTGCTGAACTACTACAAAGAACAGAAGGTCTTGGTTGAAGGTCCTTTAAACAACCTGAGAGAAAGCCTCATGCAGTTCAACAAGCCACGAAAGCTAGTCAACGCCATTAACCCG GGTGGGAGGTTTATGAGCACAGCCATGTATGACGCAAGGGAGGCGCTGATTTCTGGATCTGTTTATGATCGCAGCAGCAATG GCCGTCCCTCCAACATGTACTTCCAAACTCATGACCAGATCGGTATGATCAGCTCAGGACCCAGTCCAATGTCGTCCATGAACATTCCTATTCCCTTCAACCTTATGATGCCTCCTATACCTCCACCTGCTTATTTAGGACAGATGAATG GTCGTGGTGGAAGCATGAAGAACAGATCAGCCAGCGGTGGCAGTGGCGGGACTCGAGGTGGTCGTCAAAGAAACCATGGCATCATGGGAAATGGAGGAATAGGCCGAGGGCTGCACGGAGCCCACGTGGCTGGATCCCTGGCTAGCCAAGAGCAGGGCTCCCAGCCATTCTCCCAGGGCCCCGTCACACAGAGCTACATGAACATGAGTCAGCCATCGCAGATGAGCCAGCCAGGGCTCTCCCAGGCTGAACTCTCACAG